The following are encoded together in the Cicer arietinum cultivar CDC Frontier isolate Library 1 chromosome 2, Cicar.CDCFrontier_v2.0, whole genome shotgun sequence genome:
- the LOC140919310 gene encoding serine/threonine-protein kinase PBL35-like yields the protein MAGPFVATKVGRVRKVDQKKGKNTNNNKRVKRGENSGIWKKLKVLFTCMSKAERSSRIKKNIDDEMLSVGGPKSQRKSNSRISRSLIQSEINNYSHLKQYTYRELVIATRNFRREYFLGEGGFGTVFKGWINRDDNSPSRPGLGLPVAVKTLNREGSQGHKEWMAEVKHLGALQHPNLVKLFGYCIEREHRLLVYEFLPRGSLENHLFKSKVFKLLIFL from the exons ATGGCTGGTCCCTTTGTTGCTACTAAGGTTGGAAGGGTTAGAAAAGTTGACCAAAAGAAGGGAAAAaacaccaacaacaacaaacgTGTGAAACGTGGAGAAAATTCTGGAATTTGGAAGAAACTCAAGGTTTTATTTACTTGCATGTCCAAAGCTGAAAGATCCTCTCGtataaagaaaaacatagatg aTGAGATGCTTAGTGTTGGTGGTCCAAAATCACAAAGAAAGAGTAACTCAAGAATCTCAAGATCACTAATTCAAAGTGAAATAAATAACTATTCTCACCTAAAACAATACACATATCGTGAATTAGTGATAGCAACAAGAAATTTCAGAAGAGAGTATTTTCTTGGTGAAGGAGGGTTTGGAACAGTGTTCAAAGGTTGGATAAATCGTGATGATAACTCCCCTTCAAGACCTGGATTAGGGCTACCAGTTGCTGTCAAGACTCTCAATAGGGAAGGCTCTCAAGGGCATAAGGAATGGAtg GCTGAAGTTAAGCATCTAGGTGCCCTCCAACATCCAAATTTGGTTAAACTTTTTGGTTATTGCATTGAAAGAGAACATAGGCTTCTTGTTTATGAATTTCTACCTAGAGGGAGCCTAGAAAATCATCTTTTTAAGAGTAAGGTTTTCAaacttctaatttttttgtAG
- the LOC101511281 gene encoding plant cysteine oxidase 2 isoform X1, with protein sequence MGIERTLADRKRRDFCELPKETITSSKSRRNRRRQKKTTPPVQKLFETCKEVFESVETGIVPPTQDIDKLRSVLDGIKPEDVDLKPDMPYFRENASHRRPKITYLHIYECEKFSMGIFCLPPSGVIPLHNHPGMTVFSKLLFGTMHIKSYDWVVDLPPESPTIVKPSESQIPELRLAKIKVDDDFTAPCNPSILYPEDGGNLHCFTAVTACAFLDVLGPPYSDFEGRHCTYYTNYPFSNFSVEGLSIPEEEKKAYEWLQEKDQLEDLKVEGKMYSGPTIVEN encoded by the exons ATGGGGATTGAGAGAACTTTGGCTGatagaaaaagaagagattttTGTGAATTGCCAAAAGAAACAATTACTAGCAGCAAGTCAAGGAGGAACCGGCGGCGTCAGAAGAAGACGACGCCGCCGGTTCAAAAGCTATTTGAGACTTGTAAAGAAGTCTTTGAATCTGTTGAGACAGGAATTGTTCCTCCAACTCAGGACATTGACAAGTTACGGTCTGTTCTAG ATGGAATAAAACCAGAAGATGTTGACTTGAAACCTGATATGCCATATTTCAGGGAAAATGCTTCTCACAGAAGGccaaaaattacatatttacacaTTTATGAGTGTGAGAAGTTCTCA aTGGGAATATTTTGTTTGCCACCTTCTGGTGTTATTCCTCTGCATAATCACCCTGGAATGACAGTATTTAGTAAGCTTCTTTTTGGAACTATGCACATCAAATCATATGATTGGGTTGTTGACTTGCCTCCTGAATCTCCTACCATTGTCAAACCCTCAGAAA GCCAAATTCCTGAGTTGAGATTAGCCAAAATAAAGGTTGATGATGATTTCACTGCACCTTGCAACCCTTCTATCTTATATCCTGAAGATGGTGGAAACTTGCATTGTTTCACAGCAGTGACAGCATGTGCATTTCTTGATGTTCTTGGTCCTCCATATTCTGATTTTGAAGGAAGACACTGCACATACTACACTAATTACCCCTTTTCAAACTTTTCAG TGGAGGGACTATCTATACCAGAAGAGGAGAAGAAAGCATATGAATGGCTACAAGAAAAGGACCAACTTGAAGATTTAAAAGTTGAAGGAAAAATGTACAGTGGTCCAACAATTGTGGAGAATTAG
- the LOC101511600 gene encoding uncharacterized protein: MAMLSSHIRFAHFTSSSLSSLRHNSCSSMSSSSSSSWIPFQDTDHTKSKKVWIWTKNKQVITAAVERGWNTFIFPSHLPQLASDCSSTALICPLFATEREILDVENKRVAAIFDISTPEELERLRPEDEQAPNIVVNLLDWQVIPAENIIAAFQNSQKSVFAISGNTSEAQIFLEALEHGLDGIVLKVEDVEPILELKEYFDRRTEESNLLNLTKATVTNIQVAGMGDRVCVDLCSLMKPGEGLLVGSFARGLFLVHSECLESNYIASRPFRVNAGPVHAYVAVPGGRTSYLSELKSGKEVIVVDQQGRQRISIVGRVKIESRPLILVEAKTDSDNQAISMLLQNAETVALVCPSQGNTLSKTSVPVTSLKVGDGVLLRVQGAARHTGIEIQEFIVEK, from the exons ATGGCTATGCTGTCGTCACACATTCGCTTCGCACACTTCActtcttcatctctttcttCTTTGCGCCACAATTCTTGTTCTTCAatgtcttcttcttcttcttcttcttggatACCGTTTCAGGACACAGATCATACAAAATCGAAGAAGGTATGGATATGGACAAAGAACAAGCAGGTCATTACTGCAGCTGTCGAGAGAGGATGGAATACTTTCATTTTTCCTTCACACCTTCCTCAACTTGCCAGTGATTGTTCAT CCACTGCATTAATCTGTCCTCTTTTTGCAACTGAGAGAGAGATTTTGGATGTAGAGAATAAAAGGGTAGCTGCAATTTTCGATATTTCGACTCCGGAGGAACTAGAGCGACTTAGGCCTGAGGATGAGCAGGCACCAAACATTGTAGTTAATTTACTGGATTGGCAG GTTATACCTGCAGAAAATATAATTGCTGCATTTCAAAACAGCCAAAAGAGTGTGTTTGCGATCTCGGGTAATACGTCTGAAGCTCAGATATTTCTCGAG GCACTTGAACATGGTTTAGATGGCATAGTTTTGAAAGTTGAAGATGTTGAGCCTATTCTTGAGCTAAAG GAATATTTCGACCGAAGAACAGAAGAAAGCAATTTATTGAACTTGACCAAAGCCACCGTGACAAACATTCAAGTAGCTGGAATGGGCGATCGCGTTTGTGTCGATCTTTGCAGTCTCATGAAACCTGGTGAAGGACTTCTC GTTGGATCTTTTGCTAGAGGATTATTTCTTGTTCACTCAGAATGTTTGGAGTCAAATTACATTGCAAGCAGACCTTTTCGGGTGAATGCG GGACCAGTGCATGCTTACGTCGCGGTTCCCGGAGGCCGAACAAGCTACCTGTCGGAATTAAAATCAGGAAAAGAAGTGATTGTGGTTGATCAGCAGGGTCGGCAGAGAATTTCAATTGTCGGGCGTGTAAAGATTGAAAGTAGACCACTAATCCTTGTGGAGGCAAAG ACAGATTCAGACAATCAAGCCATCAGCATGCTTTTACAGAATGCAGAAACAGTTGCTTTGGTTTGTCCCTCACAAG GAAATACACTGTCAAAAACATCTGTTCCAGTGACTTCACTAAAAGTTGGAGATGGAGTTCTTTTGAGAGTTCAAGGAGCAGCTCGGCATACCGGAATAGAGATTCAAGAATTTATAGTTGAGAAATGa
- the LOC101511281 gene encoding plant cysteine oxidase 2 isoform X2: protein MSIHNLHPPSQFFISIIIITTTIFTLFSSLISTKKKKTPTITSSSTSTTTCATKNLLGTAKKNGIKPEDVDLKPDMPYFRENASHRRPKITYLHIYECEKFSMGIFCLPPSGVIPLHNHPGMTVFSKLLFGTMHIKSYDWVVDLPPESPTIVKPSESQIPELRLAKIKVDDDFTAPCNPSILYPEDGGNLHCFTAVTACAFLDVLGPPYSDFEGRHCTYYTNYPFSNFSVEGLSIPEEEKKAYEWLQEKDQLEDLKVEGKMYSGPTIVEN, encoded by the exons ATGTCAATCCACAATCTTCACCCACCTTCACAATTTTTCATTTctattatcattattactaCAACAATTTTCACTCTTTTTTCATCCTTaatctcaacaaaaaaaaaaaaaacaccaacaataacatcatcatcaacatcaacaacaacTTGTGCAACAAAAAATCTCCTAGGAACagcaaaaaaaa ATGGAATAAAACCAGAAGATGTTGACTTGAAACCTGATATGCCATATTTCAGGGAAAATGCTTCTCACAGAAGGccaaaaattacatatttacacaTTTATGAGTGTGAGAAGTTCTCA aTGGGAATATTTTGTTTGCCACCTTCTGGTGTTATTCCTCTGCATAATCACCCTGGAATGACAGTATTTAGTAAGCTTCTTTTTGGAACTATGCACATCAAATCATATGATTGGGTTGTTGACTTGCCTCCTGAATCTCCTACCATTGTCAAACCCTCAGAAA GCCAAATTCCTGAGTTGAGATTAGCCAAAATAAAGGTTGATGATGATTTCACTGCACCTTGCAACCCTTCTATCTTATATCCTGAAGATGGTGGAAACTTGCATTGTTTCACAGCAGTGACAGCATGTGCATTTCTTGATGTTCTTGGTCCTCCATATTCTGATTTTGAAGGAAGACACTGCACATACTACACTAATTACCCCTTTTCAAACTTTTCAG TGGAGGGACTATCTATACCAGAAGAGGAGAAGAAAGCATATGAATGGCTACAAGAAAAGGACCAACTTGAAGATTTAAAAGTTGAAGGAAAAATGTACAGTGGTCCAACAATTGTGGAGAATTAG
- the LOC101510972 gene encoding F-box/WD-40 repeat-containing protein At5g21040-like, with product MAAPPPSPSPSPSPPATLITDLNEDSIGHCATNLTLRDICNLATCSTALKRLAYSDSVWQHLFKERWNRELHFGNGITAREVYIDRYTALQQFKFIDPFAIDINTRVAKPFNHLLLHQSNIFYAQGSTAGVINFVDRQKGAIDFLHTMSDHKARITCMRLFSLGEQNVLVTSSCDHSIRLWSKGSCLRCLRGHNGPVLSLSNKLLGEDSSKVLASGGEDGTVRLWSLSSSGKRGQRALKATLYGHEKPVNLMTVSGHKTSLLVTISRDSKVRVWDTATSSSVRSSCCVGMTSVSGAPVNMKCHESLLYVAAGSSVTAVDLRTMQRVITASVHQPKLYSFDVVPSKSLICTGGDGRAMLWDIRKNQELLKPEPIAELDGHSGPVTQLHMDSYKIVTGGPNDAYVNVWEVGTAEQTNSLLCCLDEEEEDIGSSGCDGIAVDGLRIITASYYNDTGVLRYRDFNNAKSAVTKLENEPPSKFWGSMSDGNSDESDDL from the exons ATGGCCGCTCCACCTCCGTCACCGTCACCGTCACCATCGCCGCCGGCGACATTGATAACCGACCTAAACGAAGACTCAATCGGCCACTGCGCCACAAATCTCACCCTCCGCGACATCTGCAACCTGGCGACCTGCTCCACCGCCTTAAAACGTCTCGCTTATTCCGACTCCGTTTggcaacatttattcaa AGAGCGTTGGAATCGTGAATTACATTTTGGAAATGGAATCACAGCGAGGGAAGTTTACATTGATAGATACACCGCTTTGCAACAGTTCAAATTCATCGATCCTTTCGCTATCGACATTAACACGCGTGTTGCTAAACCTTTCAACCATTTGCTTCTTCACCAAAGCAATATTTTCTATGCTCAG GGCTCAACTGCAGGAGTGATAAATTTTGTAGATCGTCAAAAGGGAGCAATAGATTTTCTCCATACAATGAGTGATCATAAAGCAAGAATCACTTGTATGAG GTTGTTTTCCTTGGGCGAACAAAATGTTTTGGTTACCTCAAGCTGCGATCACTCCATTCGTCTGTGGTCGAAG GGTTCTTGTCTGCGATGCTTGAGAGGTCACAATGGTCCAGTGTTGtcactatcaaataaattgtTGGGAGAGGATAGCAGCAAAGTCTTGGCAAGTGGAGGAGAAGATGGTACTGTTCGATTATGGTCCCTTAGCTCAAGCGGAAAAAGAGGGCAGCGTGCTTTGAAAGCTACGCTGTATGGACATGAAAAGCCTGTAAATTTGATGACAGTTTCCGG GCACAAAACTTCACTGTTGGTGACCATCTCAAGAGATTCTAAG GTGAGGGTTTGGGATACGGCTACATCATCATCTGTTCGCTCGTCCTGTTGTGTGGGAATGACTTCTGTTTCTGGCGCACCTGTAAACATGAAATGCCATGAATCATTGTTGTATGTGGCAGCCGGTTCCTCTGTCACTGCAGTTGATTTAAGGACAATGCAGAGAGTTATCACAGCATCCGTCCATCAACCAAAGCTGTATTCATTTGACGTCGTCCCTTCAAAATCTTTAATATGCACAGGTGGTGATGGCAG AGCAATGCTTTGGGATATTAGAAAAAATCAAGAATTACTAAAGCCAGAACCGATAGCCGAGTTAGACGGACATTCCGGGCCAGTAACTCAACTGCATATGGATTCATACAAAATAGTTACTGGTGGCCCTAATGATGCTTATGTAAATGTATGGGAAGTTGGGACTGCTGAACAAACAAATTCCTTACTTTGCTGTTTagatgaagaggaagaagacaTTGGTAGCTCTGGCTGTGATGGCATAGCTGTAGATGGACTTAGAATTATCACTGCTAGTTATTATAATGATACAGGTGTTTTGAGATACAGGGACTTCAACAATGCTAAAAGTGCTGTTACTAAATTAGAAAATGAACCACCTTCAAAATTTTGGGGATCAATGTCTGATGGTAACAGTGATGAGTCTGATGACTTATAA
- the LOC101491297 gene encoding serine/threonine-protein kinase PBL36-like, which produces MKIMLGAAKGLAFLHEEAKKPLIYRDFKTSNILLDGEYNAKLSDFGLAKDAPDGDKTHVSTQVMGTQGYAAPEYVMTGHLTSKSDVYSFGVVLLEVLTGRKAMDKRLAHREQSLVEWAKPYLKSRGGFYQLMDPRLEGQYSARGAYKATKIVTHCLYRDQKARPLMSEIVKLLKRLPDYNNDMPCSPLPPPPLLSKDLQVGPSSSSSSRHGGGGGNGTNKYDLKVCSSSSASSTMSTPTQFYASPLKCTPHFLSPNSCGGNP; this is translated from the exons ATGAAAATTATGCTTGGTGCTGCAAAAGGGCTTGCATTTCTACATGAAGAAGCTAAAAAGCCACTAATCTATAGAGACTTCAAAACTTCTAATATCCTTTTGGATGGG gAATATAATGCAAAACTTTCTGATTTTGGACTTGCCAAAGATGCTCCAGATGGAGACAAGACTCATGTGTCAACTCAAGTGATGGGAACACAAGGATATGCAGCTCCTGAGTATGTAATGACAG GACACCTTACATCAAAGAGCGATGTGTATAGCTTCGGCGTGGTTCTTCTAGAGGTGTTAACGGGGCGAAAAGCCATGGATAAAAGGCTGGCGCATAGAGAGCAAAGTCTAGTGGAATGGGCAAAACCATACTTAAAATCTAGAGGAGGATTCTATCAATTAATGGACCCAAGACTTGAAGGACAATACTCAGCAAGAGGTGCATACAAAGCAACAAAGATAGTTACACATTGTCTTTACCGTGACCAAAAAGCAAGACCTTTAATGAGTGAAATTGTTAAGCTTCTCAAAAGACTTCCTGATTACAATAATGACATGCCTTGTTCGCCGTTACCACCACCACCATTATTGTCTAAAGACTTGCAAGTTGGTCCGTCATCTTCTAGTTCTTCTAGACATGGAGGTGGTGGTGGCAATGGTACTAATAAATATGATCTCAAAGTTTGTTCGTCATCTTCAGCTTCATCTACAATGAGTACTCCAACTCAATTTTATGCTTCTCCCTTGAAGTGTACTCCCCATTTTCTTTCACCAAATTCTTGTGGTGGAAATCCATGA